The Bdellovibrio bacteriovorus W nucleotide sequence AAACATCGGTTCCAGCTGGGTATGAATGGTGATGTTCTTTTGCGCGGCTAACGGGCGTAGGAAGACTAACGCCTCATCAATAACTTCGTTAATATCCGCTACATCTTTGTGAATTTTAAAGTCTCTGGATTCAACGCGCAGAACCTTAAGAATAGACTGGATATAGCGATTGAGTTCATCCCCATACAGACGGAGAGACATCAGATCAGAGGTCAAGCCTTGACCCTTTTGCTCCACTAAAAGGCGATCTACAATGGCTTGGATTTTTGCGATCGGAGTTTTAAGGTCGTGGGAAATCAAGCTGACGAAATTGTTTTTTAAACGCTCGAGTTCCTGAAGATACTGTTGTTCTTGTTGGAGTTCGAAGTTGCGCTTCTCAACTTTGGTGGCTTGATAACCAATAAAGACAATCCACGTTGTCCCAAGAAGCACAAACGGCGAGAAAGCGGGGGACCAGAAATAGAACGTGTCAAAAACCCAAGCCGACAGAGCCGCTAACAAAGTGCCAATCCAGATAATAAAGAAAAATGCGACGGATTGGGGATAGGTCGTAATTAAGAAGACCGCGATCACCATCAAAAGCACAAACCCAGAAGCGTACCACCAGAAGGAAAGTCTTTGGATCCACTTGCCGCCTAAAACGGTGTCAGTGGCATGGGCTAAAATCTCCATGCGCGAGATGGTCCCCATTGGAGTCATGTACACAGGACCTGTTGAGGTTTCTGCACCAATAAGGATGATCTTTCCAGTGAAGGCTTTTGATGGAAGGTCGTCATAGAGAATTTCGCTTAACGAGTATTGAGTGAAAACCTTATTGCTTCCGCGGAAGTTGATCGGTAGGCCGGCAAGCTTTGTTGGAAAGGCTTTGCCCGTGATTTTTTCTACTAGGTGGGGGATGTCTCCCCGTTGTGGAAAGACTCGTCTCACAACGCCGTCATCATCACGTCGGACTTCGTTGCTACCAAGGTTTGAGTAGTTGCTATTGGTAAACGATGGAGTGAGAACTCTTTCTAAGCTGTTCATCGTTGAAGACCAGATGATGCGTGGGTCGTGAAAGATACGATCTTCTTCTTTGTTAAGGCGAATGGTTCCAATGTTGTCACCGAAGTACAACGTTACACCGACAGATTTTGGATTTTGTTTTAAAATGCGGCTGAGCATTCTTGACCAGATTTGGCGATTCCAAAAATAGGAGTCAGTAATGTCAGTGACCTCATGCATATTATCTAGAAAGTTTGTGCGCGCATCATAGACATTGGCAAAATCGGACTGACGAATCGTGATAAGAACTATGTTCGGAGAAGTCTTTTGATCTCCGCGAAGTTTGAATCTTTGGTCGTAGGATTGAATTTCGTCATTGGAAAGGGCGATACAGCCTATGCCCCAACATAATAAGCAACGCAGCCAGAAACCTCTTCTTAAAGATAAGAAGCGCAAGAGGATTTGAATCTTATGGCGGAGCCGCTCGAAATTGATTTTTTGCACGCGTTGCAACATAGCAAATTTGCTAAAAAATTCAACTATTAAAAGCACTTACGCGAAGCCCGAGAAGTGTATATACTGAAAAATATGCAAGTATTTAGAGGCATTCAAGAGATCCAAAAAGCTTATCCTGCGTCTGTAGTCACTATAGGCAATTTTGATGGTGTCCACTTAGGTCATCAGCAGCTTATAGAGACGGTTGTAAGGGAGGCTCAGCATTTCGGAGTACCGGGGGTGGTTTATACTTTTCACCCTCACCCTGTGAAAGTTCTTCATCCCGAAAGGCCCACCCATCGGCTGTTTGACCTTAAGGATCAGCAGGAACAGTTTGAGAAAAAAGGCATAGACCTAGTTATCATTGAAGACTTTACGGAAGATTTTTCTAAAGTCTCGCCTCAGACATTCTTAGATCACTACATTTACTCAAGACTACGTCCAAAGACTCTGGTCGTAGGCCATGACTTTTCTTTTGGGATGGGGAGAGAGGGGAACATTCCCTTTCTGGAAAAGTATTGCGCACAAAAAGAAATTCGTTTGATCATTATCCCGCCATTTAAAAAAGATAATATGGTGGTTTCGTCTTCGTTGATTCGTGAAAATTTGCGCAGCGGAGATGTGGAAACCGCCAATGAGTTATTAGGCAGAACTTACTACTTGCGTGGTCCTGTTGAGCATGGCTTCAAGCGTGGACGCACTATCGGAGTGCCCACAGCAAATGTGCATCCGGATGTGGAATTCGTTCCTCGTCATGGAGTGTACTGCACAACCGTGGTTCATCAGGGGAAGTGTTATCCTTCCATTGCTAATATTGGAATCAATCCAACGTTTGCCAATAAAGATGTGCAGATTAAAACTGAAGTTCATATATTCGATTTTAACGAAGATATTTACGGTCAAGAGATTGAAATATATCTGCATCACTTCATTCGTGATGAGAAAAAATTTAACGGAGTTGAAGAACTAAAATCGCAAATTCAAACCGATATGGACTTTGCTAGGAAGTATTTCGATGAGCGAAAGAAAACTTAAGATTGCAGGGGTTTCGATTTCAAGAAGTAGCGAGTGGAATGCTTTGCGCAAACTTGCTGAGAGTTGTGCGTGGGCCTGGGACTTCGTTGAGCTAGAGGAGTTAGATCTCGCAGACCTTGAAGATTTTGATGCTGCAATAATCCCTCCGTCCTCAGGCAAGGGTAGTATTGAAAAGTTTCGCGTTTTGCCGACTCAGGTTCGGAAGTTAGAAGTCTTTGATTCTCTTTTTCGCGATAGCGGAGCTCTGTTACCTCGTTTAGTTATGCCAGAAGCTTTGCGCCAATTCTTAGTTCATGGCGCTAAAGGTATTGATATTCGAGAGCCTGCTTTTATTGTGGGTGATACGCCTATGGTCAGGGTGGCGGGCGCTGTTTTGGCCGATATGGGATACGGAATTGTATATTTAGTCGGGGAGGGAGAGGCGCTTCAAAATGAAAAGGCGATTTTGAAACGAGCGCAATTTGGTGTTCAGTATCAAATTGTAAATCCAGAGAATCTCACGCTCCAAGCGGTGAGTGCGAGTTTATTGGTGAACACGGCATCTCTTCCAGAGGGTGATCTCTTTTTAAACGACCTTTCTTATTTTAATTATATGAAGCCAGAGGGGATCGTCCTCGACCTCAATCCAGTCGATGAAGAAAAGCCGCTTTTGAAAGAAGCTGAGGATGCAAGTTTAAAAACTCTTTCTACGGAAACTTATATCGAGTTTTATCTCTATCATTGGTTGCAGAAGTTAGAGGATTCAAGCTTCCATCTTAAGTTTGAAGAAGTTCAGCAGCGCTTAAGTGCGAAGTAAAATCTAATTTCTTTAATAATTTCCGATGTTCATCAAATGTTGAGTCACACAAAACTAACCTAATGGCTAGTTACAAAAAACGGCACCCTCTAGTAGAGTTTGAGACTAGGGGAGTCTATGTCTTCTTCGCTTAAAATTGGTGAGTTATTAGTTAAACAAGGTTTGTTGAAACCAGATCAGTTATCTGCGGCCCTTGAGGAGCAAAAAAAATCTGGACACAAACTCACGACGGCTATCATTCAGTTAAACTTTCTGAAAGAGGCAGCGATCCTGCGTGCTATGGAAAAGCACTACGCTGTTCCAGGAGTTGAAGTTAATACGTTTGAAATTGATCAAAGTGTAACTGCGCTTATTCCGAAAGAACTGTGCGAGAGAAACACTCTTATACCTCTGCAAAAGGCGGGAACCACGCTGGTTGTAGCCTTTGCTGATCCTACAAATATTATTATCAAGGAAGACCTTCGATTCATTACTCGTTGCCGTATTCAGGCAGTCGTGGGAACTGAAAGTGCCATCAGCTCTGCAATTGAGAAATACTACGGTGCTAGTATCTCAATGAAATCATTCAGTGTGGGGGGAGATGGACTTGATGAAGAGTTCAGTGTTTCCACGCCGTCGGCAGAGATTATCGACAATGCTGGACCGATGGATGATGCGCCGATTGTGAAGTTCGTGAACGGAATTCTTGGCGAAGCGATGAAAAAAAGAGTTTCCGATATTCACTTTGAACCCTACGAAAAAAAATATCGTGTGCGTTATCGTATTGACGGAAATTTGGTAGAAGCGACAGCTCCTCCTGCTGAAACAGGGGCCGCGATTGCTTCGCGTATTAAGATTATGTCTAAGTTAGATATTGCGGAAAAACGCCGACCTCAGGATGGTCGCCTAAAAGTGCGCACATCCAAAGGCAAAGAGATGGATTTTCGTGTGAGCGTTCTACCAACCCTTTGGGGTGAAAAAGTCGTTCTACGTTTATTGGATAAATCGAATCTTCAACTGGATATGACGAAGCTTGGGTTTGAAGAAGATGACCTTAAGATCTTCAAGAGCAATATTAATTTACCGCAAGGTCTGGTTTTTATCACAGGTCCAACGGGGTCTGGTAAAACGACGACGATTTACTCGGCATTGGCCGAGTTAAATACATCCGATGTGAACATATCAACTGCTGAAGATCCGGTAGAGTTTAACTTAGAAGGCATTAATCAGGTTCAAATGAATCCTGATATTGATTTAACTTTCTCCTCAGCATTGAAGTCTTTCCTTCGTCAAGATCCAGATGTCGTGATGGTGGGGGAGATACGTGACCTCGAAACCGCAGAGATCGCGTTCAAAGCAGCTTCGACAGGTCACTTGGTCGTAAGTACTTTGCATACTAACGATGCTCCGGGAACTGTTGTGCGTCTTACAGAGATGGGTGTGGCTCCGTACATTATCACATCAACCGTGAATCTTATTGTGGCTCAACGTCTTGT carries:
- a CDS encoding sensory transduction histidine kinase (COG0642 Signal transduction histidine kinase) — its product is MLQRVQKINFERLRHKIQILLRFLSLRRGFWLRCLLCWGIGCIALSNDEIQSYDQRFKLRGDQKTSPNIVLITIRQSDFANVYDARTNFLDNMHEVTDITDSYFWNRQIWSRMLSRILKQNPKSVGVTLYFGDNIGTIRLNKEEDRIFHDPRIIWSSTMNSLERVLTPSFTNSNYSNLGSNEVRRDDDGVVRRVFPQRGDIPHLVEKITGKAFPTKLAGLPINFRGSNKVFTQYSLSEILYDDLPSKAFTGKIILIGAETSTGPVYMTPMGTISRMEILAHATDTVLGGKWIQRLSFWWYASGFVLLMVIAVFLITTYPQSVAFFFIIWIGTLLAALSAWVFDTFYFWSPAFSPFVLLGTTWIVFIGYQATKVEKRNFELQQEQQYLQELERLKNNFVSLISHDLKTPIAKIQAIVDRLLVEQKGQGLTSDLMSLRLYGDELNRYIQSILKVLRVESRDFKIHKDVADINEVIDEALVFLRPLAAQKNITIHTQLEPMFSAEFDTTLIKEVIINLIENAIKYGSEGGHIEVVSLESDDQIQVIVKDDGAGIHPEDLERIWGKFTRGSDQDLKTKGTGLGLYLVKYFIELHGGKVHLESILGQGTTVSFTLPLDEETEEAEVLL
- a CDS encoding riboflavin kinase / FAD synthase ribC (COG0196 FAD synthase); its protein translation is MQVFRGIQEIQKAYPASVVTIGNFDGVHLGHQQLIETVVREAQHFGVPGVVYTFHPHPVKVLHPERPTHRLFDLKDQQEQFEKKGIDLVIIEDFTEDFSKVSPQTFLDHYIYSRLRPKTLVVGHDFSFGMGREGNIPFLEKYCAQKEIRLIIIPPFKKDNMVVSSSLIRENLRSGDVETANELLGRTYYLRGPVEHGFKRGRTIGVPTANVHPDVEFVPRHGVYCTTVVHQGKCYPSIANIGINPTFANKDVQIKTEVHIFDFNEDIYGQEIEIYLHHFIRDEKKFNGVEELKSQIQTDMDFARKYFDERKKT
- a CDS encoding type IV pilus biogenesis protein PilB (COG2804 Type II secretory pathway, ATPase PulE/Tfp pilus assembly pathway, ATPase PilB); protein product: MSSSLKIGELLVKQGLLKPDQLSAALEEQKKSGHKLTTAIIQLNFLKEAAILRAMEKHYAVPGVEVNTFEIDQSVTALIPKELCERNTLIPLQKAGTTLVVAFADPTNIIIKEDLRFITRCRIQAVVGTESAISSAIEKYYGASISMKSFSVGGDGLDEEFSVSTPSAEIIDNAGPMDDAPIVKFVNGILGEAMKKRVSDIHFEPYEKKYRVRYRIDGNLVEATAPPAETGAAIASRIKIMSKLDIAEKRRPQDGRLKVRTSKGKEMDFRVSVLPTLWGEKVVLRLLDKSNLQLDMTKLGFEEDDLKIFKSNINLPQGLVFITGPTGSGKTTTIYSALAELNTSDVNISTAEDPVEFNLEGINQVQMNPDIDLTFSSALKSFLRQDPDVVMVGEIRDLETAEIAFKAASTGHLVVSTLHTNDAPGTVVRLTEMGVAPYIITSTVNLIVAQRLVGKICDSCKAPVEVPAQTLLNLGVPQAEIHDYKVFEGKGCANCNGTGIKGRAAIYELMQMTEKMKEAILKGASTGQLRFLAREQGMRTLRRSALLKLKRGVTTIQEVLNASVKDS